A genome region from Dickeya chrysanthemi NCPPB 402 includes the following:
- a CDS encoding amino acid aminotransferase, which produces MFQNVDAYAGDPILSLMEKFKQDPRTDKVNLSIGLYYDGQGVIPQLQAVSAAETQLQAEPQHASVYLPMEGLAPYRSAVQTLLFGEHHPALTAQRVATIQTLGGSGALKVGADFLKRYFPDSEVWVSDPTWENHIAIFSGAGFQVHTYPYFDADTLGVNVDAMISALKQLPPRSIVLLHPCCHNPTGSDLTHAEWDRVIEVLIKGELVPFLDIAYQGFGGGMDDDAYAIRAIAGAGLPALVSNSFSKIFSLYGERVGGLSVVCEDQDAAGRVLGQLKATVRRNYSSPPNFGAQVVSRVLNDGTLNANWHAEVEAMRLRIHEMRQTLVDELKKALPGRNFDYLLTQRGMFSYTGFSAAQVDRLREEFGVYLIASGRVCIAGLNHHNVQRVAAAFAAVQ; this is translated from the coding sequence GTGTTCCAGAATGTCGACGCCTATGCTGGCGACCCTATCCTGTCCCTGATGGAGAAGTTCAAGCAGGACCCCCGTACTGATAAAGTGAACCTCAGCATCGGGTTGTATTACGACGGGCAGGGCGTCATTCCTCAGTTGCAGGCGGTCAGTGCCGCAGAAACCCAGTTGCAGGCCGAGCCGCAACACGCCTCGGTCTACCTGCCGATGGAAGGTCTGGCGCCTTACCGCAGCGCGGTGCAGACGCTGCTGTTCGGCGAGCACCACCCGGCGCTTACCGCACAACGCGTCGCCACCATCCAGACGCTGGGCGGTTCCGGTGCGCTGAAAGTGGGTGCGGATTTCCTCAAACGCTATTTTCCGGATTCCGAAGTCTGGGTCAGCGACCCGACCTGGGAAAACCACATCGCCATTTTCTCCGGCGCCGGTTTTCAGGTGCATACCTACCCCTATTTTGACGCCGACACGCTGGGCGTGAACGTGGACGCGATGATAAGCGCGCTGAAACAGCTGCCGCCGCGCAGCATCGTGCTGCTGCACCCGTGCTGCCACAACCCGACCGGCTCAGACCTGACTCACGCCGAGTGGGACAGGGTTATCGAAGTGTTGATCAAAGGCGAGCTGGTGCCGTTTCTTGATATCGCCTATCAGGGCTTTGGCGGCGGCATGGACGACGATGCCTACGCCATTCGCGCCATCGCCGGTGCCGGCCTGCCCGCGCTGGTCAGCAACTCGTTTTCCAAAATTTTCTCGCTGTATGGCGAGCGCGTCGGCGGGTTGTCCGTCGTGTGTGAAGATCAGGACGCCGCCGGCCGGGTGCTGGGCCAGTTGAAAGCCACCGTGCGCCGCAACTACTCCAGCCCGCCGAACTTCGGCGCGCAGGTGGTCTCACGCGTGCTGAACGACGGCACGCTCAACGCCAACTGGCACGCAGAAGTGGAAGCGATGCGCCTGCGTATTCATGAAATGCGCCAGACACTGGTGGACGAGCTGAAAAAAGCCTTGCCGGGCCGCAACTTCGACTACCTGCTGACCCAGCGCGGCATGTTCAGCTACACCGGTTTTAGCGCCGCGCAGGTAGACCGCCTGCGGGAAGAGTTCGGCGTGTATCTGATCGCCAGCGGCCGTGTCTGCATCGCCGGGTTAAACCACCACAACGTACAGCGCGTCGCCGCTGCCTTCGCCGCCGTACAGTAA
- the csy1 gene encoding type I-F CRISPR-associated protein Csy1 yields MEESELTQFIVSYIETRKQAKLDAFDKAADKQRAALSGEALAAAEVALLQQRREIEQAYEARTWLTDAASRAGQISLVTHALKFTHSDAKGSSVFSTEPETATDVLSTASLAQPAIDAVGNAAALDVAKLLQTEHQGDSLVAALQRGDHRALEALAENAEQLAQWLAGFGQVLSDKQPSSHKLAKQIYFPVGDGEYHLLSPLYSSSLSQALDQRLNAVRFAEQAKAIREARRQKRWHDEVDVSYPGIAVQNMGGTKPQNISALNSARSGRSYLLSSAPSQWLSQIKLPLEHDTIFRERGEVDALTYTARREMQQFLLSVKEVENNREIRNQRRRYLDRLINALFDYVATVQNLGKAGWSTYSQLNFPLRLWLDPRRCRHDDAFRYARDGGDWKEQVAHEFGQWLNARLHHDKLIFGEVERREWSTAALFKQRLRETERALKEERA; encoded by the coding sequence ATGGAAGAGAGTGAATTAACGCAGTTTATTGTCAGTTATATCGAAACCCGAAAGCAGGCCAAGCTGGATGCCTTCGATAAAGCCGCTGATAAGCAGCGGGCGGCGTTAAGCGGCGAAGCGCTGGCCGCAGCGGAAGTGGCGCTTTTGCAGCAGCGGCGCGAGATAGAACAGGCTTACGAGGCGCGCACCTGGCTGACGGATGCCGCCAGCCGCGCCGGGCAGATTAGCCTGGTGACCCACGCGCTGAAATTCACCCACAGTGATGCCAAAGGCAGCAGTGTGTTCAGCACTGAACCTGAAACGGCTACGGATGTGCTCTCTACCGCGTCGCTGGCGCAACCGGCGATTGATGCGGTCGGCAACGCGGCGGCGCTGGATGTGGCCAAACTGCTGCAAACCGAGCATCAGGGTGATTCGCTGGTGGCGGCGCTACAGCGGGGTGACCACCGCGCGCTGGAAGCGCTGGCGGAAAACGCAGAGCAGCTTGCACAGTGGCTGGCTGGGTTCGGGCAGGTGTTGAGCGATAAACAACCCAGCTCCCACAAGCTGGCAAAGCAGATCTATTTTCCGGTGGGTGACGGCGAATACCACTTACTCAGTCCGCTTTATTCCTCTTCGCTGTCGCAGGCGCTGGACCAACGCCTGAACGCGGTGCGCTTTGCCGAGCAGGCTAAAGCCATCCGCGAGGCCCGGCGACAAAAGCGCTGGCACGATGAAGTTGATGTCAGCTACCCCGGTATTGCGGTGCAGAATATGGGCGGCACCAAGCCGCAAAATATTTCCGCGCTTAATTCTGCCCGCAGTGGTCGCTCCTATCTGCTCAGCAGCGCGCCGTCACAGTGGCTCAGCCAAATCAAACTGCCGCTGGAGCATGACACCATCTTCCGTGAACGGGGTGAGGTGGATGCACTGACCTACACTGCGCGCCGGGAGATGCAGCAATTCCTGCTCAGCGTCAAAGAGGTGGAAAACAACCGTGAGATTCGCAACCAGCGCAGGCGTTACCTCGACCGGTTGATCAACGCCCTATTTGACTATGTCGCCACGGTACAAAACCTGGGCAAGGCGGGTTGGAGCACGTATTCCCAACTGAATTTCCCTCTGCGATTGTGGCTTGACCCAAGGCGCTGTCGGCATGATGACGCTTTTCGCTATGCACGCGACGGCGGGGACTGGAAAGAACAGGTCGCCCATGAATTTGGCCAATGGCTGAATGCACGATTGCACCACGATAAACTGATTTTCGGCGAGGTGGAACGCCGCGAGTGGTCAACCGCCGCGCTGTTTAAGCAGCGCCTGCGGGAAACCGAACGCGCGCTGAAGGAGGAACGGGCATGA
- the csy2 gene encoding type I-F CRISPR-associated protein Csy2, whose translation MSSLMILRRIQVENANAIAGHTYGFPAISHFLGFTHALSRQLQASHGLRLEGCGVVCHQYQVHAYGSGWNRSFALTRNPLTKEEKTAAFNEEGRMHLTVSLLIECHGMLPGEDGREALRQQVRQQAQQQRLAGGLIVDIEQVSFHDIPARGAATRSLMRRLLPGFVLLDCTSLLPSHLETLQQTNPQADMLDAWLDFAALKYQAVRSSDDAVSWQPLPKPDRGYLVPLMTGYRAISPLYNPGEVEKTRDPSTPFCFAEAIYGVGEWCGVHRIDDIDRLFWRYHYQHHTYRCLQTVNDAGSAADDDYPELEFNY comes from the coding sequence ATGAGCAGCCTGATGATTTTGCGGCGTATTCAGGTGGAAAACGCCAACGCCATTGCCGGGCACACCTACGGCTTTCCCGCCATCAGCCATTTTCTCGGCTTTACCCACGCCTTGTCGCGCCAGTTGCAGGCATCTCACGGTTTGCGGCTGGAAGGCTGCGGTGTGGTGTGCCATCAGTATCAGGTTCATGCTTACGGCAGCGGCTGGAACCGTAGCTTTGCGCTGACGCGTAACCCGCTGACTAAAGAGGAAAAAACCGCCGCTTTTAACGAAGAGGGGCGAATGCACCTCACCGTGTCGCTGCTTATCGAATGCCACGGCATGTTGCCCGGTGAAGACGGGCGTGAGGCGCTTCGCCAGCAGGTGCGGCAACAGGCGCAACAGCAGCGGCTGGCAGGCGGGCTGATTGTGGATATCGAACAGGTAAGCTTCCACGACATCCCCGCCAGGGGCGCAGCCACCCGCAGCCTGATGCGCCGTTTACTGCCGGGCTTTGTGTTGCTGGACTGCACCTCGCTGTTGCCGTCGCATCTTGAAACCCTGCAACAGACCAATCCGCAGGCCGACATGCTGGATGCCTGGCTCGATTTCGCCGCCCTGAAATATCAGGCGGTGCGATCTTCTGATGATGCGGTGAGCTGGCAACCGCTGCCCAAGCCTGACAGAGGTTATCTGGTGCCGCTGATGACCGGCTACCGCGCCATTTCGCCGTTGTACAACCCCGGCGAGGTGGAGAAAACCCGCGACCCGTCCACCCCGTTCTGTTTTGCCGAAGCGATTTACGGCGTTGGTGAGTGGTGCGGCGTGCACCGCATTGACGACATCGACCGCCTCTTTTGGCGTTATCACTATCAACACCACACCTACCGCTGCCTGCAAACCGTCAACGACGCAGGCAGCGCAGCAGATGATGATTACCCAGAACTTGAATTCAACTACTGA
- a CDS encoding YitT family protein encodes MDNVITPPPVSHTLLEDVLALLIGTLMVSFGVILLRQAGALTGGTAGMAFLLHYATHISFGTAFFLLNLPFYYLAIRRMGWQFTLKTFCAVALVSLFSDLHPLFIHFDHLQPIYATLFGNLIMGLGFIVLFRHRASLGGVNILALYLQDKSGIRAGKFQMAVDVSIVLTSLFVVSIPMLIASVLGAAALNLIIAMNHRPGRYTA; translated from the coding sequence ATGGATAACGTCATTACACCACCACCCGTTTCACACACACTGCTGGAAGACGTTCTGGCGCTGCTTATCGGCACCCTAATGGTCTCTTTCGGGGTGATTCTGCTGCGCCAGGCGGGCGCGCTGACCGGCGGTACCGCCGGGATGGCTTTCCTGCTGCACTACGCGACCCATATCTCGTTCGGCACCGCGTTCTTTCTGCTGAATCTGCCGTTTTATTACCTCGCCATTCGGCGTATGGGCTGGCAGTTCACCCTCAAAACGTTCTGCGCGGTGGCGCTGGTTTCGCTGTTTTCCGACCTGCACCCGCTTTTTATCCACTTTGATCACCTGCAACCGATTTACGCCACGCTGTTCGGCAACCTGATCATGGGGCTGGGGTTTATCGTACTGTTCCGCCACCGCGCCAGCCTGGGCGGGGTGAACATTCTGGCGCTCTATTTACAAGACAAAAGTGGAATCCGCGCCGGAAAATTCCAGATGGCGGTAGACGTGAGCATTGTGCTGACTTCCCTGTTCGTGGTAAGCATACCGATGCTGATCGCCTCGGTACTGGGTGCGGCGGCGCTGAATCTGATTATCGCTATGAATCATCGCCCTGGCCGTTATACCGCCTAG
- a CDS encoding Lrp/AsnC family transcriptional regulator: MYNIDDFDLKILTLLQANGRLTNQELSDLVGLSASQCSRRRIALEQAQLILGYHARLAPDAVGLELMGLIEVRLINHTQECVDSFHQMLGEVDAIIDAYKTTGDADYMLKVAVADLPGLSALISEILARNKSVAHLKTSVVLNRLKENGLMAPPVSPL; the protein is encoded by the coding sequence ATGTACAACATTGATGATTTTGATTTGAAGATCCTCACACTGCTGCAGGCAAACGGACGCCTGACCAATCAGGAACTCAGCGATCTGGTTGGGTTGTCTGCATCCCAGTGCTCTCGTCGTCGCATTGCCCTTGAGCAGGCGCAACTGATCCTCGGGTATCACGCCCGGCTGGCGCCGGATGCGGTGGGGCTGGAGTTGATGGGGTTGATTGAAGTACGGCTGATCAATCACACCCAGGAATGCGTAGACAGCTTTCACCAAATGCTGGGCGAAGTCGACGCGATTATCGATGCCTACAAAACCACCGGCGACGCGGATTACATGCTCAAGGTCGCAGTGGCGGACTTGCCCGGCCTGAGCGCGCTGATCAGCGAAATTCTGGCACGTAACAAAAGCGTGGCGCACCTGAAAACCTCGGTAGTGCTCAACCGGCTGAAAGAGAACGGATTAATGGCGCCGCCCGTCTCTCCGCTCTAA
- the cas3f gene encoding type I-F CRISPR-associated helicase Cas3f: MNILLISECNKRALVETRRVLDQFAERKGERTWQTAITEEGLKTLRTLLRKTARRNTAVACHWIRSANHTELLWIVGNLRRFNPQGSVPTNRTERDILRSQDENPWHSAEAFSLLAAIAGLFHDIGKANALFQAGLRGKGPRSQPLRHEWVSLRLFQAFVGERDDTGWLTALAAIRPEGEAALLARVQQDEKIPHSSPFKSLPPLAQVVGWLIVSHHRLPMFWDDKSDNPSPDLADVSQWLTGQVSPCWNAVNHLRPDISQQEWQQVWQFPHGTPLQSRVWCEKARKFAARALKLPSLMTFGQLDQRLTVHLARLSLMLADHHYSSSDATSGWQDPRYTVWANTDRKTGKLKQQLDEHCVGVAQNALLLGRSLPHLRDTLPAITRHKGFRQRSTDARFRWQDKAFDQVCAMREQAARHGFFGVNMASTGRGKTLANARIMYALAEESVGCRFSVALGLRTLTLQTGDALRQRLTLDEDDLAVLIGSQAVQELHELRQQEQETRVVQTGSESAESLFSEHQYVSYDGSLDDGRLKTWLEKSPTLHQLLSAPVLVTTIDHLMPATESLRGGHQIAPMLRLLTSDLVLDEPDDFGLEDLPALCRLVNWAGMLGSRVLLSSATLPPALIRALFEAYLKGRAAWQQAYGEPGTPLSICCGWFDEFDSQCHQLADTQAFADQHKAFVAGRIDKLHQQEQRLRWAEIEPVASPTREASAVCRALAQTLHQRVFALHQHHHQTHSGGKTVSLGLIRMANINPLVAVARALMEMPSPPDYCVHYCVYHSQHPLAMRSHIEARLDAALMRKDPQALWQVAEIRDAIEQQPQQHHLFVVLATSVAEVGRDHDYDWAIAEPSSMRSVIQLAGRILRHRQRDEYVPTSPNFYLLSHNVRALKGEKVVFLRPGFESEHGFTLASHDLREILKPEDYQTISAAPRIQQPPVLKEPFTLISLEHAALATKLFGPKNGSSSQPTAVLWWRKPLHWNGELQRHTPFRRSDPQQRYWLRLEDEGDDPVFMLQDDGPSGWKKIDEIRSVEQAMADGVSLWVEMDYTALYLQLAEEKQWELARVSDRFGEISISTRDNRAWCWHQWLGVFGEQS, translated from the coding sequence ATGAACATCCTGCTGATTTCCGAATGCAACAAGCGGGCGCTGGTGGAAACCCGCCGGGTGCTGGACCAGTTCGCCGAGCGCAAAGGGGAACGCACCTGGCAGACCGCCATCACCGAAGAGGGGCTGAAAACGCTACGCACACTGCTGCGTAAAACCGCACGGCGCAACACGGCGGTGGCCTGCCACTGGATTCGCAGCGCCAATCACACCGAATTGCTGTGGATTGTCGGCAACCTGCGGCGTTTCAACCCGCAAGGCAGCGTGCCGACCAACCGCACCGAGCGTGATATTCTGCGCAGCCAGGATGAAAATCCGTGGCACAGCGCCGAAGCCTTCAGCCTGCTGGCGGCGATTGCCGGGCTGTTTCACGACATCGGCAAGGCCAATGCGCTGTTTCAGGCCGGGTTGCGGGGCAAGGGGCCGCGCAGCCAGCCGCTTCGCCACGAGTGGGTGTCGCTGCGGCTGTTTCAGGCGTTTGTCGGCGAGCGGGACGATACCGGCTGGCTGACGGCGCTGGCCGCCATCCGCCCGGAGGGGGAAGCGGCGTTGCTGGCGCGCGTGCAGCAGGATGAGAAAATCCCCCACTCCTCACCGTTTAAAAGCCTGCCGCCGCTGGCGCAGGTGGTGGGCTGGCTGATTGTCTCGCACCACCGTTTGCCGATGTTCTGGGATGACAAGAGCGACAATCCCAGCCCTGATCTAGCCGATGTGAGTCAGTGGCTGACTGGGCAGGTATCGCCCTGCTGGAATGCCGTTAATCACCTGCGCCCGGATATCAGCCAGCAGGAATGGCAACAGGTGTGGCAGTTCCCGCACGGCACGCCGCTGCAAAGCCGCGTCTGGTGTGAAAAGGCGCGCAAGTTCGCTGCCCGTGCGCTGAAGTTACCCTCGTTGATGACCTTCGGCCAACTGGACCAGCGGCTGACGGTGCATCTGGCACGGCTGTCGCTGATGCTGGCAGACCACCATTACTCCTCTTCCGATGCCACCTCCGGCTGGCAAGACCCGCGCTATACCGTGTGGGCTAATACCGATAGAAAGACCGGCAAGCTCAAACAGCAACTGGACGAACACTGCGTCGGCGTGGCGCAGAATGCGCTGCTGCTTGGGCGCAGCCTGCCGCACCTGCGCGATACGCTGCCGGCCATCACCCGCCACAAAGGCTTTCGCCAGCGCAGCACCGATGCGCGTTTCCGTTGGCAGGATAAAGCATTTGATCAGGTCTGCGCCATGCGTGAGCAGGCGGCCCGCCACGGTTTCTTTGGCGTCAACATGGCCTCTACCGGGCGCGGCAAGACGCTGGCGAATGCCCGCATTATGTACGCGCTGGCAGAGGAATCCGTCGGGTGCCGCTTTTCGGTGGCGCTCGGCCTGCGCACCCTGACGCTGCAAACCGGCGACGCATTGCGCCAGCGCCTGACGCTGGATGAAGACGACCTGGCGGTGTTGATTGGCTCGCAAGCGGTGCAGGAACTGCATGAGCTACGCCAGCAGGAGCAGGAAACGCGTGTGGTGCAAACCGGCAGCGAATCGGCTGAGTCGCTGTTTAGCGAGCATCAGTACGTCAGTTACGACGGCTCGCTGGATGACGGTCGGCTGAAAACCTGGCTGGAAAAATCGCCGACGCTGCATCAACTGCTGAGTGCGCCGGTGCTGGTCACCACCATCGACCACCTGATGCCCGCGACCGAAAGCCTGCGCGGCGGCCACCAGATTGCGCCGATGCTGCGGCTACTCACCTCGGATTTGGTGCTGGACGAGCCGGACGATTTTGGGCTGGAAGACCTGCCCGCGCTGTGTCGGCTGGTGAACTGGGCGGGGATGCTCGGCTCACGGGTATTACTGTCATCCGCCACGCTGCCGCCGGCGTTGATCCGCGCGCTGTTCGAAGCCTACCTGAAAGGCCGCGCAGCCTGGCAGCAGGCGTACGGCGAGCCGGGCACGCCGCTGAGTATTTGCTGCGGCTGGTTTGATGAATTCGACAGCCAGTGCCATCAGCTTGCCGATACCCAGGCTTTTGCCGATCAACACAAGGCGTTTGTCGCCGGGCGCATCGACAAGCTGCATCAGCAGGAGCAGCGGCTGCGCTGGGCGGAGATTGAACCGGTGGCAAGCCCGACGCGAGAGGCGAGCGCGGTGTGCCGGGCGCTGGCGCAAACCCTGCACCAGCGGGTGTTTGCGCTGCATCAGCACCATCACCAGACGCATTCCGGCGGCAAAACCGTGTCGCTGGGGCTGATTCGCATGGCAAACATCAACCCGCTGGTGGCAGTAGCGCGTGCGCTGATGGAGATGCCTTCCCCGCCGGATTACTGCGTGCATTATTGCGTTTATCACAGCCAGCACCCGCTGGCGATGCGCTCCCACATCGAAGCGCGGCTGGATGCAGCACTGATGCGCAAAGACCCGCAGGCACTGTGGCAGGTGGCGGAAATTCGTGACGCCATCGAACAGCAGCCGCAGCAGCATCACCTGTTTGTGGTGCTGGCCACCTCGGTGGCGGAAGTGGGGCGAGACCACGATTACGACTGGGCCATCGCCGAACCCAGCTCGATGCGTTCTGTTATTCAGTTAGCCGGGCGTATTCTGCGCCACCGCCAGCGTGACGAGTATGTGCCGACCTCACCCAATTTTTATTTGCTAAGCCACAACGTGCGGGCGCTGAAAGGCGAAAAAGTGGTGTTCCTTCGCCCCGGTTTTGAATCGGAGCACGGCTTCACACTCGCCAGTCACGATCTGCGGGAGATCCTCAAACCGGAGGATTACCAGACCATCAGCGCTGCGCCGCGAATTCAACAGCCACCGGTACTGAAAGAACCGTTTACGTTGATTTCGCTGGAGCACGCGGCGCTGGCAACAAAACTGTTTGGGCCAAAAAACGGGTCGTCTTCACAACCAACGGCTGTGCTGTGGTGGCGCAAACCGCTGCACTGGAACGGCGAACTGCAACGGCACACGCCGTTTCGCCGTTCAGACCCGCAGCAGCGTTACTGGCTGCGATTGGAAGATGAAGGCGACGATCCGGTCTTTATGTTGCAGGACGACGGGCCGAGCGGCTGGAAAAAAATCGATGAGATTCGCTCAGTGGAACAGGCCATGGCCGATGGCGTCAGCCTCTGGGTAGAGATGGATTACACCGCGCTTTATCTGCAACTGGCCGAGGAAAAACAGTGGGAACTCGCCAGAGTCAGCGACCGCTTTGGTGAAATCAGTATCAGCACCCGCGACAACCGGGCGTGGTGCTGGCATCAGTGGCTCGGGGTGTTTGGGGAACAATCATGA
- the cas6f gene encoding type I-F CRISPR-associated endoribonuclease Cas6/Csy4, whose protein sequence is MDHYIEIRVLPDLEFSAVQLLSALFAKLHRTLGQRATGDIGVSFPDAGKTLGERLRLHGSVQALTALEQTGWRTGLRDYSTITDVLTVPTGAQYRTVRRVQVKSSAERLRRRAVSKGRMTADEAAARIPYAAEKRTSLPYLPLRSLSSGQTFLLFVEHGPLQEKPVAGVFSSYGLSAIATIPWF, encoded by the coding sequence ATGGATCACTATATCGAGATTCGGGTGTTGCCTGATCTGGAGTTCAGCGCGGTGCAGTTGCTGAGCGCGCTGTTCGCCAAGTTGCACCGGACGCTGGGGCAGCGTGCGACCGGCGATATTGGCGTGAGCTTTCCGGATGCGGGCAAAACGCTGGGGGAACGGCTGCGGTTGCACGGCAGCGTGCAGGCACTGACGGCACTGGAACAAACCGGCTGGCGCACAGGGCTGCGCGACTATAGCACCATCACCGATGTATTAACGGTGCCAACGGGTGCGCAGTACCGCACCGTGCGCCGGGTGCAGGTAAAAAGCAGCGCTGAACGCCTGCGCCGCCGGGCGGTGAGTAAAGGCCGAATGACTGCGGATGAAGCCGCCGCCCGCATTCCCTATGCGGCGGAAAAACGCACCTCGCTGCCGTATCTGCCGCTGCGCAGCCTTTCCAGCGGACAAACGTTTTTACTGTTTGTCGAGCACGGCCCGTTGCAGGAGAAACCAGTCGCCGGGGTGTTCTCCAGCTACGGCTTAAGCGCCATCGCCACCATCCCGTGGTTTTGA
- the csy3 gene encoding type I-F CRISPR-associated protein Csy3 produces MAKAATTLKTASVLAFERKLANSDALMLAGNWQQENWQPVVIQEKSVRGTISNRLKNAISSDPAKLDAEIQKPNLQTVDVAALPFDADTLKVAFTLRVLGNLALPSVCNDQDYQQALTDLINGYAREQGFGVLAARYAENIASGRFLWRNRIGAEAVQVVVTHDDKRWEFNGEDYSLRQFSQPSDALAELAHAIEQALAGSDSAFFRVEAQVKLGNGQEVFPSQELVLDERARNGKSKILYQVNGVAAMHSQKIGNALRTVDDWHPEAAETGPIAVEPYGSVTSRGRAYRQPKDKMDFYTLLDNWVIKGNVPEVAQQHYVIATLIRGGVFGEKGE; encoded by the coding sequence ATGGCAAAAGCAGCAACTACCTTGAAAACCGCATCGGTACTGGCGTTTGAGCGCAAACTGGCGAATTCCGATGCGCTGATGCTGGCGGGCAACTGGCAGCAGGAGAACTGGCAGCCGGTGGTAATTCAGGAAAAATCGGTACGCGGCACCATCTCCAACCGGTTAAAAAACGCCATCAGCAGTGACCCGGCCAAGTTGGATGCCGAAATTCAAAAACCCAACCTGCAAACGGTGGATGTGGCGGCGCTGCCGTTTGATGCCGACACGTTGAAAGTGGCCTTCACCCTGCGGGTGCTGGGTAATCTGGCGCTGCCGTCGGTCTGTAACGATCAGGATTATCAACAGGCGCTGACTGACCTGATTAACGGTTACGCCCGCGAGCAGGGCTTTGGCGTGCTCGCGGCACGTTACGCCGAGAATATCGCCAGTGGTCGTTTTTTGTGGCGCAACCGTATCGGCGCAGAAGCGGTGCAGGTGGTGGTGACGCACGACGATAAGCGCTGGGAATTCAACGGCGAAGACTACTCGCTGCGCCAGTTTAGCCAACCTTCAGACGCACTGGCCGAATTGGCCCACGCCATTGAGCAGGCGCTGGCGGGCAGCGATTCGGCGTTTTTCCGCGTGGAAGCGCAGGTGAAACTGGGCAACGGGCAGGAGGTGTTCCCGTCGCAGGAACTGGTGCTGGATGAGCGCGCCCGCAACGGCAAGAGCAAAATTCTGTATCAGGTTAACGGCGTGGCGGCGATGCACTCGCAGAAAATCGGCAATGCGCTGCGCACGGTGGATGACTGGCACCCGGAAGCGGCGGAAACCGGGCCGATTGCGGTTGAACCCTATGGCTCCGTCACCAGCCGTGGCCGTGCGTATCGCCAGCCGAAAGACAAGATGGATTTTTACACCCTGCTGGATAACTGGGTGATCAAGGGCAACGTGCCGGAGGTGGCGCAGCAGCACTACGTGATCGCCACACTGATTCGCGGCGGGGTGTTCGGCGAGAAAGGCGAGTAA
- the cas1f gene encoding type I-F CRISPR-associated endonuclease Cas1f, with translation MDNVFSPSDLKTILHSKRANIYYLQHCRILVNGGRVEYVTEEGNQSLYWNIPIANTSVVMLGTGTSVTQAAMREFARAGVMVGFCGSGGTPLFAANEAEVAVSWLSPQSEYRPTGYLQDWVSFWFNEEQRLAAAIAFQQVRIGQIRQHWLSGRLARESRFAIKPEHVEALLNRYQQGLANCRTSNDVLVQEAMMTKSLYRLAANAVSYGDFTRAKRGGGTDLANRFLDHGNYLAYGLAAVALWVLGLPHGLAVLHGKTRRGGLVFDVADLIKDALILPQAFIAAMEGEDEQEFRQRCLTSFRQAEALDVMIDSLQQVAQQLSQVAKTGSQGAQ, from the coding sequence ATGGATAACGTATTCAGCCCGTCGGATTTAAAAACCATTCTGCATTCCAAACGCGCCAATATTTATTACCTCCAGCATTGCCGTATTTTGGTCAATGGCGGGCGGGTGGAATATGTCACTGAAGAAGGGAATCAGTCGTTGTACTGGAATATCCCGATTGCCAATACCAGCGTGGTGATGCTCGGCACCGGTACCTCGGTCACGCAGGCGGCGATGCGGGAATTTGCCCGTGCCGGGGTGATGGTCGGGTTTTGCGGTAGTGGCGGCACGCCGCTGTTCGCCGCCAATGAAGCGGAGGTGGCGGTGTCGTGGCTGTCGCCGCAGAGCGAATACCGCCCCACCGGCTATTTGCAGGATTGGGTCAGCTTCTGGTTTAACGAAGAGCAGCGGCTGGCGGCGGCGATTGCCTTTCAGCAGGTGCGCATCGGCCAGATTCGTCAGCACTGGCTGAGCGGGCGGCTGGCGCGTGAGTCGCGTTTCGCCATCAAACCCGAGCATGTGGAAGCGCTGCTTAACCGCTATCAGCAAGGGCTGGCGAACTGTCGCACCAGTAACGATGTGCTGGTGCAGGAAGCGATGATGACCAAATCGCTGTACCGGCTGGCGGCCAATGCGGTGAGTTACGGTGATTTTACCCGCGCCAAACGCGGCGGCGGCACCGATCTGGCGAACCGTTTTCTCGACCACGGTAATTATCTGGCTTACGGGCTGGCGGCGGTGGCGCTGTGGGTGTTGGGATTGCCGCACGGGCTGGCGGTGCTGCACGGCAAAACCCGCCGTGGCGGGCTGGTGTTCGATGTGGCGGACCTGATTAAAGACGCGCTGATTCTGCCGCAGGCGTTTATCGCCGCGATGGAAGGGGAAGACGAGCAGGAATTTCGCCAGCGCTGCCTGACGTCGTTTCGTCAGGCCGAGGCGCTGGATGTGATGATCGACAGCCTGCAACAGGTGGCGCAGCAATTAAGCCAGGTGGCGAAAACCGGGAGTCAGGGGGCGCAATGA